In one Lolium rigidum isolate FL_2022 chromosome 3, APGP_CSIRO_Lrig_0.1, whole genome shotgun sequence genomic region, the following are encoded:
- the LOC124694880 gene encoding uncharacterized protein LOC124694880, translating to MAKIGCFCALLGGSRKKSKDAKKVPYGKRANGHDWQKVKPVESMDGTDAGPPVVCKGGSVDGAPARDTKVAAAETAAEVARGGRDGDKAPTARVLPDVGLVVGTGSAAADSSGCSSDGGDKDANSAAAPDEVIMPHALDRELPNTPLRLQRSCSNIETARSGWKALDDTLAPAKSRSHEDLVALPAGSLLASPDANGEAGGASPASSVRTTCSADRVMLRRRSSSQVLPSRSRKLWWSLFLWSHRNLHRAAMSSSPRPPTDTNDNDDGRRSHQRHDGYTSDTVGSKKSSKEIVSPAEDEPARAILSQWVAFSAEASSSLDRVSAWVSSSLIHAEDDEDGIVEVGESSGTTKWHAQAVPARRRSSPANEAAVQAASSVVQTLNAFSTVAHVSGMGLKVVPVISAFSSLRAVNLSGNLIAHIAAGSLPRGLHALDLSRNNIGSIEGLRELTRLRVLSLSYNRISRIGHGLSSCTAIRELYLAGNKISDVEGLHRLLKLAVLDVSFNRITTAKGLGQLVANYNSLRALNILGNPVQANVGEETLRKAVSGLLPRLEYLNKQAVKPLRASEAAKDSVAKAALGNSRWSSRRRASSRRSSLSPGSSSKRAGSSSRSRSKSSSSRVQSSSVTRR from the exons ATGGCCAAGATCGGCTGCTTCTGCGCTCTGCTCGGCGGCAGCAGGAAGAAATCAAAG GACGCGAAGAAGGTGCCGTACGGCAAAAGGGCCAACGGACACGACTGGCAGAAGGTGAAACCGGTGGAGTCCATGGACGGGACGGACGCCGGGCCTCCCGTCGTCTGCAAAGGCGGCAGCGTTGACGGCGCGCCGGCACGCGACACGAAGGTTGCCGCCGCTGAGACAGCCGCGGAGGTGGCACGTGGAGGTCGTGACGGCGACAAGGCGCCGACGGCGAGGGTCCTACCTGACGTCGGCCTCGTCGTAGGCACGGGCAGTGCTGCCGCGGACTCGTCCGGCTGCAGCAGTGACGGCGGCGACAAGGATGCTAACAGCGCCGCCGCACCAGACGAGGTGATCATGCCCCACGCCCTTGATCGCGAGCTGCCGAACACTCCACTGAGGCTGCAACGCTCGTGCTCCAACATCGAGACGGCGAGGTCGGGCTGGAAGGCGCTCGACGACACGCTGGCGCCTGCGAAGTCACGCTCGCACGAGGACCTGGTGGCCCTGCCCGCCGGCAGCCTGCTCGCCAGCCCCGACGCCaacggcgaggcgggcggcgctaGCCCGGCGTCGTCGGTGAGGACGACGTGCAGCGCGGACCGCGTGATGCTGAGGAGGCGGTCGTCGAGCCAGGTGCTCCCGTCGCGGAGCCGGAAGCTCTGGTGGAGCCTGTTCCTGTGGAGCCACCGCAACCTGCACCGCGCGGCCATGTCTTCATCGCCGCGGCCGCCCACAGACACAAACGACAACGACGacgggcgccgctcccaccagcGGCACGACGGGTACACGTCCGACACGGTCGGGTCCAAGAAGAGCAGCAAGGAGATCGTCTCCCCCGCGGAGGACGAGCCAGCCCGGGCGATCCTGAGCCAGTGGGTGGCGTTCTCGGCGGAAGCCTCGTCGTCGCTGGACCGCGTCAGCGCGTGGGTGAGCAGCTCGTTGATCCACGCCGAGGACGACGAAGACGGCATCGTGGAGGTCGGGGAGTCGTCCGGGACGACGAAGTGGCACGCCCAGGCGGTGCCAGCACGGCGGCGCAGCAGCCCGGCGAACGAGGCGGCCGTCCAGGCGGCGAGCAGCGTCGTGCAGACGCTCAACGCGTTCTCGACGGTGGCGCACGTGTCAGGCATGGGGCTCAAGGTCGTCCCCGTGATCTCCGCCTTCTCCAGCCTCCGGGCCGTGAACCTCTCCGGCAACCTCATCG CTCACATCGCGGCTGGATCGTTGCCCAGGGGCCTGCACGCGCTGGACCTGTCGAGGAACAACATTGGCAGCATCGAGGGCCTGCGGGAGCTGACGAGGCTGCGCGTGCTCAGCCTCAGCTACAACCGGATCTCGCGCATCGGCCATG GGCTGTCGAGCTGCACGGCGATCAGGGAGCTCTACCTGGCCGGGAACAAGATCAGCGACGTGGAGGGGCTGCACCGCCTGCTGAAGCTGGCGGTCCTGGACGTGAGCTTCAACAGGATCACCACGGCCAAGGGCCTCGGCCAGCTCGTCGCCAACTACAACTCCCTCCGGGCGCTCAACATCCTCGGCAACCCCGTGCAGGCCAACGTCGGCGAGGAGACGCTCCGCAAGGCGGTGTCGGGCCTCCTGCCGCGGCTCGAGTACCTCAACAAGCAGGCAGTGAAGCCGCTGCGTGCAAGTGAGGCGGCCAAGGACAGCGTCGCCAAGGCGGCGCTCGGGAACAGCCGCTGGAGCTCGCGGAGGCGGGCGTCGTCGCGCCGGTCCAGCCTCAGCCCCGGCTCGTCGTCGAAGAGGGCtgggagcagcagcaggagcaggtccaagagcagcagcagcagggttCAGAGCTCCAGCGTCACAAGGAGGTGA